The Glycine max cultivar Williams 82 chromosome 12, Glycine_max_v4.0, whole genome shotgun sequence genome window below encodes:
- the LOC102668110 gene encoding uncharacterized protein, whose protein sequence is MISKSNSSNMQFHTTLCRRSSPSIYEGLSSAGTGILDEAERVGMKRVTTLCVHVIVQRAGWVSEPVSDFDKVAGEGLHKQLAEEIRSVVAACSWGPLFSAKLECSSVMD, encoded by the exons ATGATATCCAAATCCAATTCTAGTAACATGCAATTCCACACTACACTTTGTAGACGCAGCTCACCCAGCATCTACGAAGGTTTATCCTCCGCAG GTACTGGAATTCTGGACGAAGCGGAGCGCGTGGGGATGAAGCGTGTCACAACCTTGTGTGTTCATGTTATCGTTCAACGCGCAGGGTGGGTTAGTGAACCAGTTTCCGATTTTGATAAAGTGGCTGGGGAGGGTTTGCACAAGCAGCTGGCGGAGGAGATCAGGAGCGTTGTTGCAGCATGTAGTTGGGGACCATTGTTTTCAGCCAAGCTGGAGTGCTCTTCAGTCATGGATTAA